The genomic DNA ctattccctatatagtgcaccctgttccctatatagtgcaccctattccctatatagtgcaccctattccctatatagtccaccctattccctatatagtgtaccctattccctatatagtgcacactattccctatgtagtgcaccctattccctatatagtgcaccctattccctatatagtgcaccttattccctatatagtgcaccctattccctatatagtgcaccctattccctatatagtgcaccctattccctatgtagtgcataatggcccatagggccctggtcaaaagtagggcactagaaAGGGGTCAGAGAGAGCGGCCCCAAGACCATTCAGTATTAACTTGTGCAGATTTCTCTATTGAAGCTTCTATCAAATGTAAGTGATTTtcttattttgtacattttctgAAAGTATAAACTCAGAGGTTCAAAAGGCCACCTTTCCTACTTTTCCCCCACATGGACCAGTCCCTCAGCAATTTGACTTCAAGACAATGAGCTTTCTAGGCCCTTGCCAGTGGAGTGACAGCTAGCCAGATGCatgcacagcagagagagagagagagagagagagagagagagagagagagagagagacagagagagagagagagagagagagagagacagagagacagggggaggagagagagatggagggagagagagagagagagacagaggcgagggagagagagagagagagagagagagagagagagacagaggcgaggagagagagagagagagagagagagagagagagagagagagagagagagagagagacagaggcgaggagagagagagagatgcccttTGATAGACTTGATGATATTTTCACACTTCCTAAACAGCTTTTCTTTGTTCACGCCCATTCAGCATTCAACATTGTTCACGCCCAGTTAAACCTTAGCCCCACCCACAGATGTAAACCTCCAGACCGGAGCCTCGTTTAAACCCAGCTCAAATTCAAGGCAGCAATGCTTTTGAGAACTGCAGCAAAGATTATCTACACGCTtaagcaacaaacaaaaaacattctgTTTCAGACTCGAACCTGGGACATGATAGACCAATCAGGAGTGTCTATCCACCCTATTACCTCAGCCAATAATGACTAGCCAGGAAGGACACTTTATTCTCCCTCCTATAGGTCAGTGCTTTCTCCTTGGCTAAATTAGGCACGTAATTGCACATTATAATTCATATTATTAACGGATCCCAGGCCAGTTTATAATTAAATGAAAGTTAATTATGATCAAAAAGTCATTTCtgcaacaaaacaacaacaaatattcTTACTGCGAAGTAGGAACTGATCCTGGAACTGGTGTCCAACGCCTCAGATCCTGGAACTGGTGTCCAACACCTCAGATCCTGGAACTGGTGTCCAACGCCTCAGATCCTGGAACTGGTGTCCAACGCCTCAGATCCTGGAACTGGTGTCCAACGCCTCAGATCCTGGAACTGGTGTCCAACGCCTCAGATCCTGGAACTGGTGTCCAACGCCTCAGATCCTGGAACTGGTGTCCAACGCCTCAGATCCTGGAACTGGTGTCCAACGCCTCAGATCCTGGAACTGGTGTCCAACGCCTCAGATCCTGGAACTGGTGTCCAACGCCTCAGATCCTGGAACTGGTGTCCAACGCCTCAGATCCTGGAACTGGTGTTCAACGCCTCAGATCCTGGAACTGGTGTCCAACGCCTCAGATCCTGGAACTGGTGTCCAACGCCTCAGATCCTGGAACTGGTGTCCAACGCCTCAGATCCTGGAACTGGTGTCCAACGCCTCAGATCCTGGAACTGGTGTCCAACGCCTCAGATCCTGGAACTGGTGTCCAACGCCTCAGATCCTGGAACTGGTGTCCAACGCCTCAGATCCTAGAACTGGTGTCCAACGCCTCAGATCCTGGAACTGGTGTCCAACGCCTCAGATCCTGGAACTGGTGTCCAACTCCTCAGATCCTGGGAGTGGTGTCCAACGCCTCTGATCCTGGAACTGATCTCAAGTGTTATGGCTAGAGTGACAAACAGAGAACATGGGGAATTTGAGGGAAGTTACCAGATTTTTGTTTGTTATACCCTAGGTATGGCTCTATAATAAGGACATTGTAATGTAGATAGCATGCCTGTCGCGCTGTGACGCTGTCCGTGCGTCTATCTCAGTTACTGATGCTTTGGAGATTCCCGTGGTCTCATCATTTGATGGGTTGCCGTGACACCGGTGTAGTGCTGTGGGTTGCTTCTGTAACTAAGGAGTTTGCATGTATAGTGAGGTGGGTTGAGATGTTGTTGCTAGGCTGTAGTGGAGTATTCTgggatgctgttgctatgcagcGTTaaggtgtagtgtactgtagtaataTACGGGTTGAATGCACAGGGATCcatggtgactgtgtgtgtgtcctgtgtgtgtgtcctgtgtgtgtgtttgtgtgtgtgtgtcctgtgtgtgtgtttgtgtgtgtgtatcctgtgtgtgtgtcctgtgtgtgtgtgaatttccTGAACTATAAAACACAGAGTGGATTATAATGTTTCAGAGAAGACCTAACACAGACACAAGGgcttgcatacacacacacacacacacacacacacacacacacacacacacacacacacacacacacacacacacacacacacacacacacacacacacacacacacacacacacacacacacacacacacacacacacacacacacacacacacacacacacacacacacacacacacacacacacacacacacacacacacacatacacacacatacacacacacacacacacacacacacacacacacatacacacacacacacacacacacagacacacatacacacacacacacacacacacacacacacacacacacacacacacacacacacacacacacacacacacacacacacacacacacacacacacacacacacacacacacacacacacacacacacacacacacacacacacacacacacacacacacacacacacacacacacacacacacacacacacacacacacacacacacacacacacacacacacacacacacacacacacacacacacacacacacacacacacacacacacacacacacacacacacacacacacacacacacacacacacacacacacacatacacacacacacacacacacacacacatacacacacacacacacacacacacacacacacacacacacacacacacatacacacacagacacatacacacacacacacacacacacacacacacacacacacacacacacatacacacacatacacacacacacacacacacagacacatacacacacatacacacacacacaaacaaggggCTTCTTACATAATACTATCCAAACAATGTGAGTCTGTAAcacttattttctctctccctctctctctctctgtctctctgtcctctctctcttttctctcctcctctctcactctctctctctctctctctctcactttcttttctctctctctctcttctctctctcttctctctctctctctaggtctgtggatAACTCTCCATACTACCATGCCAGACCCCCCACCTTCCCATTCAATCCGAAGACGACACCcatcaccccacacacacacacacccacagagaaggGAAGAACATtccatcctctcttccctccatccctccatcacccctTCAAACACACTTCTGAACTCCTGCAAACTACTACCCCTTTCCCAGTCCCTTCCTGGATCATTCTCCTCCCATCTCATTCGCTGTGCCTGCCCCACCCCCGGCACATCCACGGCTTTCCCGGCTCTCCATTGGCTGACGTTGGTCAcatgctgctgcctgctgccctCTCTGATTGGTGCAGGGGAGACATGGGACGTGGTCGCAGTGTGTCCATTCCACTGCGTCTGTCGGAACCTGTCGGACTCTCTGAGCACGCTCTGTGCAGATAAAGGCCTGCTATTTGTTCCCCCGAATGTCGATCGACGAACCGTCGAGCTCCGATTGGGTGATAACTACATCACAGAAGTGGGCGGGGCTGACTTCGCCAACATGACCGGATTGGTTGATCTGACTCTATCCCGGAACACTATCCACTCCATCCGACCAATGACGTTCTCCGATCTGGAGAGCTTGCGGAGTTTGCATTTGGACGGTAACCGCTTGACGACGCTGGGACCGAGGGACCTGTTGGGATTGGTCAATCTACAGCACCTCATCGTCAACGGTAACCAGCTGACCAGGGTGTCGGCAGAAGCGTTCAATGATTTGTTATTGACGCTGGAGGATCTGGACCTGTCTTACAATAACCTCAGATGGTGAGGAGACTTACAGCTCCAAGTCTttacacaccgactcattcaagggtttttaattttttttaaactatttctacattgtagaataatagtgaagacatcaaaactatgaaataacacagatggaatcatgtagtaagcaaaaaaagtgttaattaaataaataaaacatttaaatatattgaacatttgagattcttcaaaataccttttgccatgatgacagctttgcacacgcttggcattctctcaaccagtttcatgaggtagtcaactggaatgcatttcaattaacagatgtgccttgttaaaggtaaatttgtggaatttctttccttcttaattcgtttgagccaatcaattgtagtgtgacaaggtaggggtggtacacagaagatagatagatttggtagaagaccaagttgccctatttggtaaaagaccaagtctatattatgacaagaacagctcaaataagcaaagacaaatgacagtccatcattactttaagacatgaaggtcagtcaatccagaatatttcaagaactttgaaagtttcttcaagtgcagtcgcaaaaaccatcaagcactacgaGGAGGATACGTTTATTGGCctcaataaatgcttcacagagttcaagtaacagacacatctcaacatcagctgttcagaggagactgtgtgaatcagaccttcgtggtcgaattgcagcaaagaaaccacaactaaaggacaccaataataagaagagacttgcttgggccagaaaacacgagcaatgaacattaaaccagtggaaatctgtgctttggtcaaatgagtccaaatttgagctttttagttccaaccgctgtggctttgtgagacgctgagtaggtgaatggatgatctctacatgtgtggttcccaccgtgaagcatggaggaggaggtgtgatggtgtgggggtgctttgctggtgacacagtctgtgatttatttagaattcaaggcacacttaaccaccacagcattctgcagcgatacgccatcccatctggtttgcgcttagaggGACTACCAGGACAACGacacaacacatctccaggctgtgtaaaggctatttgaccaagaaggagagtgatggagtgctgcatcagatgacctggcctccacaatcacccgacctcaacccacttgagatggtttgggatgagttggaccgcagaatgaaggtgctcagcatatgtaggaactccttcaagactgttggaaaagtattccaggtgaagctggttgagagaatgtcaagagtgtgcaaagctgtcattgaggcaaatggtggctactttgaagaatcaccaatataaaatatattttttcaatgtagaaaatagtacaaataaagaataaaccttgaatgagtaggtgtgtccaaacatttgactgctactgtatatttTGGGCTGATTTTTTTGCTGTGCAATAGTCTATGATTTCTGGTATTCTTTACACTACGTTTTTTACTATAGCAACATTCTGTGATGTCAGTATAGAACATTACATTTGTACAGAGAAAACACAAGGTCATTACTTTCAAACAGTCCATAATGTCGTAATTGACAGTGCAATGAAAGGTATTACAAAAAATTCTGCCGAAGACCTATGTTCCCCTCGTAATGTTGACTTTGAAGGCTTCTGCAGAGTCAAATAAACGAGCTGTCCATCCTCAATGCAGGGTTCCGTGGGAGTCGATCCAGAACATGGCCAGTCTCCACACTTTGAACCTGGATCATAATCTGATAGACCGCATCGCAGAGGGATGCTTTGGAGGGCTGTACAAGCTGGCTCGTCTGGATATGACCTCTAATAGGCTGAGGACCCTGCCACCTGACCCCCTGTTCGCCAGGTAGGTTACCATagcaccccccccctcctcctccagagtTCAGAGGTTGCTGGTTCAAGTCTTGGACTGGGAAATGAAAGACTGTGACTGAACTGGTAAGACAGTAGACACATTATATCTACTCAACGTGTGTGACTTACCCGATAACATCATGATGATAGCGActctagggttgtgggtttgattccagcTGCGGCCAGCCACTGATACTAAAATGTAAACATAGTGCCGTAAGTTGCTTTTGATCCTGACGGCTGATAAATAGAAACCAACTATCCAAACATTACACATCCCTTAAGGATATGTTGGTTTTCTACATGAGTGAAGCTGAAGTTCTGTAAATATTTAATTGGCGAAGCTTTTGGAAGGGTCATAATTAATTAAATTCTTGTTGTTGTTGCGGTATGAGAGTAGGCCACAGAGTAAACTGAACTGTCAAATGACTTACTTATTACAAATGACTCATTATTTTAGAATTATGTTCCAGGTCTCAGACGGGAGCCATCAGTCCCACTCCCTACAACAGCGTCATCAGTCTGAACTTCGGAGGGAACCCGCTACACTGTAACTGTGAGTTGTTATGGTTACGCAGGCTGGTCCGAGAGGACGATATGGAGACCTGCGCCACGCCCCCTCACCTGGCCGGCAGGTAAAACAGATGACAGTGTCTTTGTCCGATTCCGTTCGTTCATTACAGTGAGCTCCGATTCCTAACTCCACCAGGATGAAGATAGTCACAATAATAGATTTTATTCAGATGTTTAAATAGAGCGATAAGGATACTGTGTCTCTCAGTGAATGTTAGAGTTAACcgttcttctctctccatctcacctgtCCAGGTATTTCTGGTCCATCCTTGAGGAGGAGTTCACCTGTGAGCCGCCCCTCATCACCAGACACACCCACAAGCTCTGGGTCCTGGAAGGTCAAAGGGCAACCCTGAAATGCAGAGCCATCGGCGACCCCGAACCAATCATCCATTTCGTCTCCCCCGATGATCGGATTGTGGCGAATTCCAGCCGGACGACATCGTCCCGGAATGGAACGTTGGATCTCTTCTTTACGGTTGCTAGGGATGACGGAGTGTACACGTGCATAGCGATAAACGCGGCTGGGGAGGCTACCGCAACGGTGGATCTAAATATCATCCTGTTGCCGAATCGAAATGGGAATGTCAACGTTCCAGGGAATGTGACGGTTACTGGGAATGCTGGGAATTCTAATGGAAAAATTCAGGGTTCTTCGGACATTGCCACTGGAAAAAGTGTGAATTCCGAAGTTGACAATGGAGGGAACACAAGAGAcacggaagagaggagaggagaggagggagagggggatgaggagggtggtgtggtagaggaggaggatggagggattaggatagaggaagaggaggaagaagaagaggagaggatggttgGGATACAGGGAGTCACTTCTACTTCAGCACAGGTACGATGGGACCTGGGCCAATCGGCTGGAGCTTACCTGGTGTGGATGTTTCAGATACAGTACAACTGTACAGCCGATGAGACACTGGTGTACAGGTGAGTCTACTTGCGTTTACCTGAGTTTACCTGAGTCTACCTGAGTCTACCTGCGTTTACCTGAGTTTACCTGAGTCTACCTGAGTCTACCTGCGTTTACCTGAGTTTACCTGAGTCTACCTGAGTCTACCTGCGTTTACCTGTGTTAACCTGAGTCTACCTCAGTCGACCTGCGATAGCCTGAGTCTACCTGAGTGTACCTGAGTTTACCTGAGTCTACCTGAGACTACCTGCGTTTACCTGAGTCTACTTGAGACTACCCGAGTCTACCTGAGTCTACCCAAGTTTACAATACACATCTGACATTTTGAATCCACCTTACACACCTACACCTGACCTCTCTACAACAATACACCTGACGACACTGACCTATGACCTCTACACTTCTCACagcccagcctggtctcatagactcaTAGACGTAAAGTTAGTATGAAAtcttacgtttggtatggttacataagggataacccttaccctaacccttaccctaaccctaaccctaacccttacccttacccttaccctaaccctaaccctaacccttgccctaaccctaacccttaccctaacacttaccctaaccctaaccctaatgtttaCTAAAGCAGGGTGGCTGGGTAGGAGTACAATGCAAACGTCtggcaacccaaaggttgtgagtttgaatctcatcacggacaactttagcattttagctcattagcaacttttcagctacttacttacttacttactaaccctaacattaaccttaTCCATTATAgctaactcttaccctaaccctatcccttatagctaacccttcccctaaccctaaccttatcaattttagctaacccttcccctaccctaaccttatccattatagctaacccctaccctaaccttaaccattatagctaacccttccccgaaccctaaccttatcaattttagctaacccttcccctaaccctaaccgtatcCATTATagctaacccctaccctaaccctaaccttatccattatagctaacccctaacctaatcctaaccttatccattatagctaacccttcccctaaccctaaccatatccATTATAgctaactcttaccctaaccctaaccctatcccttatagctaacccttcctctaaACCTAACCGTATCAATTTTAGCTAACActtcccctaaccataaccttatcCATTATagctaacccctaccctaaccctaaccttaacattatagctaacccttccccgaATCCTAACCTTAtcaattttagctaacccttcccctaaccctaaccttatccattatagctaacccctaccctaaccctaaccttatccattatagctaacccttcccctaaccctaaacgtATCCTttatagctaacccttcccccaaccctaaccttatccattatagctaaccctaaccctaaccctaaccttatccattatagctaacccttaccctaaccttatccattatagctaacccttaccctaaccttatccattatagctaacccttaccctaaccctaaccttatcccttttagctaactcttaccctaaccctgaccttatcCATTATAGCTAACTCTtaccctatccctaaccttatccattatagctaactcttaccctaaccctaaccctatcccttatagctaacccttcccctaagcCTAACCGTAtcaattttagctaaccctaaccctaaccctaaccttatccattaTAGGTAACcgttcctctaaccctaaccttatccattatagctaaccctaaccctaaccctaaccttatccattatagctaacccttaccccaaccctaaccatatCCATTAcagctaacccttaccctaaccttatcctaaccttaaatttttttttttttttgatttttttgattttgatttttttttttatccattatagctaacccttccccaaccctaaccttatccattaTAGCTAACCCAcaccctaaccttatccattatagctaacccttcccccaaccctaaccttatccattatagctaaccgtaaccctaaccttatccattaTAGCTAACTcttaccccaaccctaaccttatccattatagctaaccctaaccctaaccctaaccttatccattatagctaacccttaccccaaccctaaccatatCCATTAcagctaacccttaccctaaccttatccattatagctaacccttccccaaccctaaccttatccattaTAGCTAACCCAcaccctaaccttatccattatagctaacccttcccccaaccctaaccttatccattatagctaaccgtaaccctaaccttatccattaTAGCTAACTcttaccccaaccctaaccatatCCATTatagctaacccttaccctaaccttatccattatagctaacccttaccccaaccctaaccatatCCATTatagctaacccttaccctaaccttatccattatagcttacccttcccccaaccctaaccttatccattaTTAAAGCTAACccttaccccaaccctaaccatatCCATTatagctaacccttaccctaaccttatccattatagcttacccttcccccaaccctaaccttatccattaaagctaacccttaccccaaccctaaccatatCCATTatagctaacccttaccctaaccttatccattatagcttacccttcccccaaccctaaccttatccattaTAGCTAACCGTTCCTCTAACCCTGACTGTTTTAGGTAAACATTCCTCTAACTCATACTgtatcatatgaaatgggtgatggatATCCATAAATTAATACATACCTTACAAATCTTAACATATCatctaaatggagtgtctcataTTAACTTACAGAATAATACAACATGATC from Oncorhynchus tshawytscha isolate Ot180627B linkage group LG15, Otsh_v2.0, whole genome shotgun sequence includes the following:
- the LOC112238239 gene encoding leucine-rich repeat and fibronectin type-III domain-containing protein 4-like; amino-acid sequence: MPDPPPSHSIRRRHPSPHTHTHPQRREEHSILSSLHPSITPSNTLLNSCKLLPLSQSLPGSFSSHLIRCACPTPGTSTAFPALHWLTLVTCCCLLPSLIGAGETWDVVAVCPFHCVCRNLSDSLSTLCADKGLLFVPPNVDRRTVELRLGDNYITEVGGADFANMTGLVDLTLSRNTIHSIRPMTFSDLESLRSLHLDGNRLTTLGPRDLLGLVNLQHLIVNGNQLTRVSAEAFNDLLLTLEDLDLSYNNLRWVPWESIQNMASLHTLNLDHNLIDRIAEGCFGGLYKLARLDMTSNRLRTLPPDPLFARSQTGAISPTPYNSVISLNFGGNPLHCNCELLWLRRLVREDDMETCATPPHLAGRYFWSILEEEFTCEPPLITRHTHKLWVLEGQRATLKCRAIGDPEPIIHFVSPDDRIVANSSRTTSSRNGTLDLFFTVARDDGVYTCIAINAAGEATATVDLNIILLPNRNGNVNVPGNVTVTGNAGNSNGKIQGSSDIATGKSVNSEVDNGGNTRDTEERRGEEGEGDEEGGVVEEEDGGIRIEEEEEEEEERMVGIQGVTSTSAQVRWDLGQSAGAYLVWMFQIQYNCTADETLVYRILPSTSNSFMLKNLVSGTDYNLCVLAIFDDIVTSLAATKVLGCAQFSTKELYPECRSLQTHFLGGTLTILVGGVVVVTLLVFTVALMVRHRVCSNQDDHCHHGVDSDELACCQGGSLGSPVKEASAGGGGGGGVYGQSNGNRDVMMVVLPNGLPTKQRGGRTKERAKEKKKDKEKGNEGEKEREKGGADVPPKIPPKPKPQTLPRSSREGEK